In the Sulfitobacter pacificus genome, one interval contains:
- a CDS encoding Lrp/AsnC family transcriptional regulator, whose protein sequence is MLDEIDTRLLAALQKDAHLTAQELSERLNLSASQAGRRRQRLESEGFIKGYTARLDPLRLGLNVQGFVQVHLTTHGPENSRSFGQLMAARAEIVSVWTMTGDADYLLRVYCADLPSLNRLIHEVLLPHPAVSRVNSQIVMDQLKPDGPLPT, encoded by the coding sequence ATGCTGGATGAAATTGACACCCGCCTTTTGGCCGCCCTGCAAAAAGACGCACATTTGACTGCGCAGGAGTTAAGCGAACGCTTGAATCTGTCGGCCTCACAGGCCGGGCGACGGCGTCAACGGCTGGAGTCAGAGGGATTTATCAAAGGATACACCGCGCGACTTGATCCCTTGCGGCTGGGGTTGAACGTTCAGGGGTTTGTGCAGGTCCATCTGACGACCCATGGGCCGGAAAACTCCCGCAGTTTCGGGCAATTGATGGCCGCACGTGCCGAAATCGTGAGTGTCTGGACGATGACAGGGGATGCAGATTACCTGTTACGGGTCTATTGTGCAGATCTGCCCAGCCTCAACCGGCTTATTCACGAGGTCTTGCTGCCCCATCCGGCAGTCTCGCGCGTGAACAGCCAAATTGTGATGGACCAGCTTAAACCTGACGGGCCGCTGCCCACCTGA
- the hppD gene encoding 4-hydroxyphenylpyruvate dioxygenase: MGPFPHDAPKSIISAENPAGTDGFEFVEFASSEPQELRDLFTRMGYAHVANHKTQKIELWQQGDITYVLNAEPSSFAAKFVEEHGPCAPSMGWRVVDAQKALAHAIANGAEEYTGDGKVLDVPAIMGIGGSLIYFVDQYYDTSPYNWEYDWITQSKPEGVGFYYLDHLTHNVFKGNMDVWFKFYGDLFNFREIRFFDISGKFTGLTSRALTSPCGRIRIPINEDRDEKGQIVAYLKKYKGEGIQHIAVGARDIYEATDAIADKGVKFMPGPPATYYDMSKARVKDHDEPLDRMRKHGILIDGEGVVDGGETRILLQIFSKTVIGPIFFEFIERKGDDGFGEGNFKALFESIEQEQIDNGELKDAS; encoded by the coding sequence ATGGGCCCTTTCCCGCATGACGCCCCCAAATCTATCATCTCGGCAGAGAATCCGGCTGGTACGGATGGTTTTGAATTTGTTGAATTCGCCAGTTCCGAACCGCAAGAGCTGCGCGATCTCTTCACCCGGATGGGTTATGCCCATGTGGCCAACCACAAGACCCAGAAAATCGAACTCTGGCAGCAGGGGGACATCACCTATGTGCTGAACGCGGAGCCATCGAGCTTTGCTGCGAAATTCGTGGAAGAACACGGCCCCTGTGCCCCCTCAATGGGCTGGCGTGTTGTGGATGCGCAAAAGGCATTGGCCCATGCCATCGCCAATGGGGCAGAGGAATACACTGGGGACGGCAAGGTGCTGGATGTGCCCGCGATTATGGGGATCGGCGGGTCACTGATCTACTTTGTGGATCAGTATTACGATACATCGCCCTACAACTGGGAATATGACTGGATCACCCAGTCCAAGCCTGAAGGGGTCGGCTTTTACTATCTCGATCACCTGACCCACAATGTGTTCAAGGGCAATATGGACGTCTGGTTCAAGTTCTATGGCGACCTGTTCAACTTCCGTGAAATCCGTTTCTTTGACATTTCGGGCAAGTTTACCGGCCTGACATCACGCGCTTTGACCTCTCCCTGTGGTCGCATCCGCATTCCAATCAACGAGGACCGGGATGAAAAGGGCCAGATCGTTGCCTATCTGAAGAAATACAAGGGGGAGGGCATTCAACACATCGCAGTGGGCGCACGTGATATCTATGAGGCCACGGATGCGATTGCCGACAAAGGTGTGAAATTCATGCCCGGCCCGCCTGCGACCTATTACGATATGAGCAAGGCACGTGTGAAAGACCACGACGAACCTCTGGACCGGATGCGCAAACACGGCATCCTGATCGACGGTGAAGGCGTCGTGGATGGCGGTGAGACGCGGATCTTGTTGCAGATCTTTTCAAAAACCGTGATTGGTCCGATCTTTTTCGAATTCATCGAACGCAAGGGGGATGACGGGTTCGGTGAAGGGAACTTCAAAGCGCTGTTCGAAAGCATCGAACAGGAGCAGATCGACAACGGTGAGTTAAAAGACGCCTCCTGA
- a CDS encoding O-acetylhomoserine aminocarboxypropyltransferase/cysteine synthase family protein, whose translation MSDQTYGFDTLQIHAGARPDPATGARQTPIYQTTAYVFRDADHAAALFNLQEVGYIYSRLTNPTVAVLQERIATLEGGVGAVCCSSGHAAQIMALFPLMGPGKNIIASTRLYGGTVTQFSHTIKRFGWECKFVDFDDLDAVKAAVDDNTRAIFGEAIANPGGYIMDVRAIADIADAAEVPLIIDNTSATPFLCRPIEHGATLVVHSTTKYLTGNGTVTGGCVVDSGKFDWSANDKFPSLSAPEPAYHGLKFHETFGNLAFTFHGIAIGLRDLGMTMNPQAAHYTLMGTETLSLRMERHVENAKKVAAWLEKDDRIEKVTYAGLESSPYFERSKTVCPKGAGALFTISVKGGYDACIKLVNALEIFSHVANLGDTRSLVIHSASTTHRQLSPEQQEAAGAGQNVVRISIGTEDADDLIADLDQALSKASS comes from the coding sequence ATGTCTGACCAAACCTACGGCTTCGACACGCTGCAAATTCATGCAGGTGCCCGCCCCGATCCAGCAACCGGTGCGCGCCAGACGCCGATCTACCAAACAACGGCCTATGTGTTCCGCGATGCCGATCACGCAGCGGCGCTGTTTAACCTGCAAGAGGTCGGATATATCTATTCCCGCCTGACCAATCCGACGGTTGCGGTTTTGCAGGAACGCATTGCCACGCTTGAGGGCGGTGTGGGCGCGGTTTGCTGCTCCTCCGGTCATGCCGCACAGATCATGGCGCTGTTCCCGCTGATGGGCCCGGGCAAGAATATCATCGCCTCGACACGTCTCTACGGCGGTACGGTCACGCAATTCAGCCACACGATCAAGCGTTTCGGCTGGGAGTGCAAATTCGTTGACTTTGATGATCTGGACGCGGTGAAAGCGGCGGTTGATGACAACACCCGTGCGATCTTTGGCGAGGCGATTGCCAACCCCGGTGGTTATATCATGGATGTGCGCGCCATTGCCGATATCGCTGATGCGGCAGAGGTGCCGTTGATCATCGACAACACCTCGGCCACACCCTTCCTGTGCCGCCCCATCGAACATGGCGCGACACTGGTTGTGCATTCGACCACCAAATACCTGACCGGTAACGGCACGGTCACGGGGGGCTGTGTTGTCGATTCGGGTAAATTTGACTGGTCCGCAAACGACAAATTCCCCTCGCTCAGCGCGCCCGAGCCCGCCTATCACGGTCTGAAGTTCCACGAGACCTTCGGCAATCTGGCCTTTACCTTCCACGGCATTGCCATTGGTCTGCGTGATCTGGGCATGACGATGAACCCGCAAGCGGCACATTACACACTGATGGGCACAGAAACCCTGTCGCTGCGCATGGAGCGCCATGTGGAGAACGCCAAGAAAGTGGCGGCATGGCTGGAAAAAGACGACCGCATCGAAAAGGTCACCTATGCCGGTTTGGAATCCTCACCTTATTTCGAACGTTCCAAAACCGTCTGCCCCAAGGGTGCCGGTGCCTTGTTCACGATCAGCGTGAAAGGCGGCTATGACGCCTGTATCAAACTGGTGAATGCGCTGGAAATCTTCAGCCATGTGGCAAACCTGGGCGACACGCGCAGCCTGGTGATCCACTCCGCCTCGACCACCCACCGCCAGCTTTCGCCAGAGCAGCAAGAAGCCGCCGGTGCCGGTCAGAACGTGGTGCGCATTTCCATCGGCACAGAGGACGCAGATGACCTGATCGCAGACCTTGATCAGGCGCTCAGCAAGGCCTCAAGCTAG
- a CDS encoding TRAP transporter permease, which translates to MINTRTTALWAGLGMLMIIAHIGLIFYGLVPNLVARPLHLALILPWVFVFPAVSSGQRIWGLLLAGGGVACCLWIALHHQELRNQYGFLEGQGQILMALFLLALVLEAARRMIGWPLPLVAALSLAYGLFGQHIPGQFGHSGTPLASFLGTLTIAEGGLWGSLTGVSVGVVSIFVIFGAVLNAGEAGQGFMNVAAGAAGRLRGGAAKVSVLSSALFGSISGSASANVASTGAVTLPAMVKLGYPKRLAAAVEAVASSGGQIMPPLMGAGAFVMVELTGVPYLEIMLAATLPAVLFFFAVWIGIDAFATRHALKGIPKDEQPALRDILITSCFFALPFSVLLLGMFALRLTPQYAAALAIFVGIALLAFNGQTGLDLRQGAQRLSQTCISAGRQIAMIGSIIICASIVIGVLGITGLGVKLTSFIVSGSGGALWPSLLLTALACLLLGMEVPTTAAYVICVSVAGPALTDLGLDPLQAHLFVFWFALLSTITPPVCGAVFIAAGMIGENWLKVALSAMALGIGLYFIPLGMIANPQIIRLGDAPLEALIAFAKMAFGLACLSFGLISNYHLALRLGLILLGLGVFFAGAFV; encoded by the coding sequence ATGATCAACACCCGCACTACGGCCCTTTGGGCCGGGCTCGGCATGCTGATGATCATCGCCCATATCGGGCTGATCTTTTATGGGCTGGTGCCTAATCTTGTGGCCCGCCCTCTGCATCTGGCCCTGATCCTGCCTTGGGTGTTTGTCTTTCCAGCCGTGTCGTCGGGGCAGCGCATCTGGGGGCTGCTGCTTGCGGGTGGCGGGGTGGCCTGCTGTCTCTGGATTGCGCTGCACCATCAGGAATTGCGCAACCAATACGGGTTTCTGGAAGGGCAAGGCCAGATCCTCATGGCACTGTTCCTGCTGGCGCTTGTGCTGGAAGCCGCGCGGCGGATGATTGGCTGGCCGCTGCCGCTGGTTGCTGCGCTTTCACTGGCCTACGGGCTATTTGGCCAACATATTCCGGGGCAATTTGGCCATTCCGGCACACCGCTTGCCAGTTTTCTGGGGACGCTGACCATTGCCGAGGGCGGGCTCTGGGGTAGTCTCACTGGGGTTTCCGTAGGTGTGGTTTCGATCTTTGTGATTTTTGGGGCGGTGCTGAACGCAGGTGAAGCGGGTCAAGGGTTCATGAATGTCGCCGCCGGGGCGGCGGGCCGGTTGCGCGGCGGGGCGGCAAAGGTATCGGTGTTGTCCTCCGCCCTGTTCGGGTCCATTTCCGGCTCAGCCTCTGCCAATGTCGCCTCGACCGGCGCGGTAACCTTGCCCGCGATGGTCAAACTTGGCTACCCCAAACGCCTTGCCGCCGCGGTAGAGGCTGTTGCCTCTTCTGGCGGGCAGATCATGCCGCCGCTAATGGGGGCCGGTGCCTTTGTGATGGTCGAACTGACCGGGGTGCCCTATCTGGAAATCATGCTTGCCGCGACCCTGCCTGCGGTATTGTTCTTCTTTGCCGTCTGGATTGGCATTGATGCCTTTGCCACGCGCCATGCGCTGAAAGGCATTCCAAAAGACGAACAACCTGCCCTGCGCGACATCCTGATTACCTCCTGCTTTTTTGCCCTACCGTTTTCCGTGCTGCTGCTGGGGATGTTTGCCCTGCGCCTTACCCCGCAATATGCCGCCGCATTGGCGATTTTTGTCGGCATCGCCCTGCTGGCCTTTAACGGGCAAACCGGTCTTGACCTGCGTCAGGGGGCACAGCGTTTGTCACAGACCTGTATCAGCGCGGGACGTCAGATTGCGATGATTGGGTCGATCATCATCTGCGCCTCGATTGTGATTGGTGTGCTTGGCATCACCGGACTGGGGGTCAAGCTGACCTCTTTCATCGTTTCCGGTTCTGGCGGCGCGCTTTGGCCTTCGCTGTTGCTGACCGCCCTGGCCTGCCTGTTGCTGGGGATGGAGGTTCCAACCACTGCCGCCTATGTGATCTGCGTTTCTGTCGCCGGGCCTGCCCTGACCGATCTTGGTCTGGACCCCTTGCAGGCGCATTTGTTTGTCTTCTGGTTTGCCCTGCTTTCAACCATCACCCCGCCGGTCTGTGGGGCAGTGTTTATCGCGGCGGGGATGATTGGGGAAAACTGGCTAAAGGTGGCACTCAGCGCGATGGCGCTTGGGATTGGTCTGTATTTCATTCCGCTGGGCATGATTGCCAACCCCCAGATCATCCGGCTAGGGGATGCCCCGCTTGAAGCACTTATCGCCTTTGCCAAAATGGCATTTGGGCTGGCCTGCCTATCGTTTGGTCTGATCTCAAACTACCATCTGGCGCTGCGACTGGGGTTGATCCTGCTGGGGCTTGGGGTCTTTTTTGCAGGCGCCTTTGTCTAG
- a CDS encoding TAXI family TRAP transporter solute-binding subunit encodes MRHLLAPFYQENKLKLLLKTFAIASAMALTAAPSFAQERITYKSAKTASSYYQMGVQIAEAMRTGTDGAVVVTVEESQGSVQNVMEVRARGADYVFTTPPALVGLAQGGKAMFEGKGDPSFDNIRALFPIPSLTMHFVVSTDSGIEKFEDMAGKNILLGSGSFGAREGEKYLSLFGLEGKVELADSELSNAVSALKNGQIDGFVTAGSYPAPNVIEAAASTGVRVLSLSEEQVAQTKRTPLTIPAGTYAGQEADVATTSLPVVAYTTTAMSDDTAYLLTKTFWDQKSELGSAAAWWNAISPDMIANITTAVHPGALRYYEEVGAPISDAHK; translated from the coding sequence ATGCGCCACCTTTTGGCACCCTTTTATCAGGAGAATAAATTGAAACTGCTGCTCAAGACATTTGCCATCGCATCTGCCATGGCCCTGACCGCCGCACCCTCTTTCGCCCAAGAGCGGATCACCTATAAGTCGGCCAAAACAGCCTCTTCCTATTACCAGATGGGTGTGCAAATTGCCGAAGCCATGCGGACCGGCACCGATGGTGCGGTTGTTGTGACTGTGGAAGAAAGCCAGGGGTCGGTTCAAAACGTCATGGAAGTGCGCGCACGCGGGGCGGATTACGTCTTTACAACCCCGCCCGCCCTTGTCGGTTTGGCGCAGGGAGGAAAAGCGATGTTCGAGGGCAAGGGTGATCCCTCCTTTGACAACATCCGCGCGCTGTTTCCGATCCCCTCCCTGACCATGCATTTTGTGGTTTCTACCGACAGCGGCATCGAAAAATTCGAAGATATGGCAGGCAAGAACATCCTGCTCGGCAGCGGCAGTTTCGGGGCCCGTGAGGGGGAGAAATATCTGTCGCTCTTTGGTCTGGAAGGCAAAGTGGAACTGGCGGATTCAGAACTGTCGAACGCTGTTTCAGCTTTGAAAAACGGGCAGATTGACGGGTTTGTGACGGCTGGGTCTTATCCGGCACCCAACGTGATTGAAGCGGCGGCATCCACCGGGGTGCGGGTTCTGTCCCTTTCCGAGGAACAGGTCGCGCAAACCAAACGTACACCGCTAACCATCCCGGCCGGAACCTACGCCGGTCAGGAGGCGGATGTTGCCACAACCTCTTTGCCGGTTGTCGCCTATACCACCACCGCAATGAGCGACGACACCGCCTATCTGCTGACCAAGACGTTCTGGGATCAGAAGTCCGAACTGGGCAGCGCCGCCGCATGGTGGAACGCCATCAGCCCTGACATGATTGCAAACATCACCACAGCGGTTCACCCCGGTGCGCTGCGCTACTACGAAGAGGTTGGCGCGCCGATTTCTGACGCGCATAAGTAA
- a CDS encoding TonB-dependent siderophore receptor: MRTSYIAIIAALSVAPGVHAQEVDAVELGTLTLEAESDQTLVQDGYVGSSGRQATRVDTAIQDVPQAISIVTQDQIEDQRPRTLLESLSYSSGVGVTNFGFDTRYDAIYLRGFSAYYNGLFRDGLRQVNGPSAWYRNEPFTFEGAAVLKGPSSALYGVSGAGGIVNVVSKRPKDERYRELQLTTGSENRKELAFDFSGPLDEEGRLSYRLTGISRNADTPLEGYSDDLNLIAPALTYKLTDQTTVTILGEYADAVVGSTAVYHNSSYGVASDFYVGDPEYNDFENTQWRLGYEIEHEVNNNLILRQKLRYSHVDADMRFSGVYPSGSGLSRYWGHYVEQSENLVVDTMVEARFDTGSWQHTMVAGVDVSRTSYDADYALGYVSALETDALTLPYYGGQEMDQVGIYLHDQMVNGPFSVFLSGRYDQVDLTTFDAAQVGSDTSHDGFSGRVGVSYMMNPNLSLFGNVSSSFVPTTGLIYTDPTDPLSSRAADPTRGLQKEVGVKYQLPGTDSLISLSVFDIQQEDGVVFQNVDPTVFGGLNQIQVPYDLRSRGLELEGQFNYDNGLRLIGSYTYLDMEIEAGTAGTVGKKLSATPEHAASLWAFYEPQQGALKGFGFGAGLRYVGESWGDDQNSFKNGDAFFADLALTYDFGQIGYDGLGLQVNVKNIFDETGQNCSGGFCYRQEGRTATATLNYRF; encoded by the coding sequence ATGAGAACCTCATATATCGCGATTATCGCGGCCCTTTCGGTTGCGCCGGGGGTGCATGCGCAAGAAGTTGATGCCGTCGAACTGGGCACCCTTACGCTGGAAGCAGAGAGCGACCAGACGCTGGTTCAGGACGGCTACGTTGGATCATCCGGGCGTCAGGCGACCCGTGTTGATACCGCAATTCAGGATGTGCCGCAGGCGATCAGCATTGTCACCCAAGATCAGATCGAAGATCAGCGACCGCGCACATTGCTGGAATCACTGTCATATTCATCGGGGGTAGGGGTGACAAACTTTGGGTTCGATACCCGGTATGACGCCATCTATTTGCGGGGGTTCTCCGCCTATTACAACGGGTTGTTCCGCGACGGGCTGCGGCAGGTCAACGGCCCCTCGGCATGGTATCGCAATGAACCATTCACATTCGAGGGGGCGGCGGTGCTGAAAGGGCCGTCCTCCGCGCTTTACGGGGTCAGCGGTGCCGGGGGAATTGTGAATGTCGTATCCAAACGGCCAAAAGACGAACGCTACCGCGAGTTGCAGCTGACCACGGGGTCTGAGAACCGCAAAGAGCTGGCCTTTGATTTCTCAGGGCCCTTGGATGAAGAGGGCAGGCTGAGCTATCGTTTGACCGGCATCAGCCGGAATGCGGATACACCGCTTGAGGGGTATAGCGATGATCTGAACCTGATTGCGCCTGCGCTGACCTACAAGCTGACTGACCAGACCACGGTGACGATTCTGGGTGAATATGCCGATGCGGTGGTCGGCAGTACGGCGGTTTATCACAATTCCAGCTATGGAGTGGCGTCGGATTTCTATGTTGGTGACCCGGAATACAATGATTTTGAGAACACCCAGTGGCGTTTGGGCTACGAGATCGAACATGAGGTTAACAACAACCTGATTTTGCGGCAAAAACTGCGCTATTCGCATGTCGACGCCGATATGCGCTTTAGCGGTGTTTACCCATCTGGCAGCGGGCTGAGCCGCTATTGGGGGCATTACGTCGAGCAGTCCGAGAACCTTGTCGTCGACACTATGGTGGAGGCACGGTTTGACACCGGGTCCTGGCAACACACCATGGTTGCCGGGGTTGATGTAAGTCGCACCTCTTATGATGCGGATTATGCGCTGGGCTATGTTTCGGCACTGGAGACTGACGCGCTGACCTTGCCGTATTACGGCGGTCAGGAGATGGATCAAGTGGGCATCTACCTGCATGATCAAATGGTCAACGGCCCGTTCAGCGTGTTCCTCAGCGGGCGCTATGATCAGGTTGACCTCACCACATTTGACGCCGCGCAGGTTGGCTCGGATACATCTCATGACGGTTTCTCCGGGCGTGTTGGGGTCAGCTATATGATGAACCCGAACCTGTCACTGTTCGGGAATGTTTCCAGCTCCTTTGTCCCAACAACCGGGCTAATCTACACCGATCCCACTGATCCGCTCAGCAGCCGTGCGGCGGATCCGACGCGCGGGCTGCAAAAAGAGGTGGGGGTTAAATATCAGCTGCCCGGCACGGACAGCCTGATCAGCCTCTCGGTCTTTGACATCCAGCAAGAGGACGGTGTGGTGTTCCAGAACGTCGATCCGACTGTCTTTGGCGGGTTGAACCAAATTCAGGTGCCTTATGATCTGCGTTCGCGCGGGTTGGAGCTGGAAGGGCAGTTCAACTATGACAATGGGTTGCGCCTGATCGGTTCCTATACCTATCTGGATATGGAAATCGAGGCAGGGACCGCCGGAACCGTAGGCAAGAAACTGTCCGCCACACCAGAGCATGCCGCCTCTCTCTGGGCCTTCTACGAGCCACAACAAGGTGCCTTGAAAGGCTTCGGGTTCGGGGCTGGTCTGCGCTATGTCGGTGAAAGCTGGGGTGATGACCAGAACAGTTTCAAGAACGGCGATGCCTTCTTTGCTGATCTTGCTCTGACCTATGACTTTGGCCAGATCGGTTACGATGGCCTGGGTTTGCAGGTGAACGTCAAAAACATCTTTGATGAGACCGGCCAGAATTGCAGTGGTGGCTTCTGCTACCGTCAGGAAGGCCGTACTGCCACTGCAACCTTGAACTATCGTTTCTGA
- a CDS encoding MFS transporter has protein sequence MAVMQGKWATIGALGGVYIAQSVIAGVTWSGLPGVLRAQGLALDKIGLVSLLVLPWALKFLWAPMIERFRLPLQGRDRSALIVLIGAAVAVMSLGLVGLIGPTSLMPVLAILLIAAFATATVDIACDGHAVAALKYGDYGWGNAAQVGGAYLGGAIGGGLFMILVDHAGWFVGTWTMAVVIAILCLPFVWHVKGAEARVRAHTPSLRASLARPEIRQGLLVAALYVIAQKTGMGMFGAFFIDAGYDLAQLGLLSGLGGLTLGLAGALFGGAFVRRFGTRRVLVAAVAVQAAILALVGISAGDVLLPAAVVAPVAMVASGAVMAFGFVALYGQFMVWSDPRQGGVDFTLFQCMDAAVSMVAGVTAGYVAEYLGYGVFFSAACIASLISLPIIWRVAGHRSPKEVSHA, from the coding sequence ATGGCAGTCATGCAGGGCAAATGGGCCACAATCGGTGCTTTGGGCGGTGTTTACATCGCCCAAAGTGTCATCGCGGGTGTGACATGGTCCGGCTTGCCGGGGGTGTTGCGGGCGCAGGGTTTGGCGCTGGACAAGATCGGGTTGGTCTCGCTGCTGGTGCTGCCCTGGGCGCTGAAATTTCTATGGGCACCGATGATAGAGCGGTTCCGCCTGCCCTTGCAGGGGCGTGACCGCTCGGCATTGATCGTGTTAATCGGTGCGGCGGTTGCCGTGATGTCGCTTGGTCTGGTTGGTTTGATCGGGCCGACCTCTTTGATGCCGGTTCTGGCAATATTGCTGATAGCGGCCTTTGCCACGGCGACGGTGGATATCGCCTGTGATGGCCACGCGGTCGCCGCCCTGAAATACGGTGATTATGGCTGGGGCAACGCGGCACAAGTGGGCGGGGCCTATCTTGGCGGGGCCATTGGCGGCGGTTTGTTTATGATCCTTGTTGATCATGCCGGCTGGTTTGTTGGCACGTGGACAATGGCGGTTGTGATTGCCATTTTATGCCTGCCGTTTGTCTGGCACGTCAAAGGGGCAGAAGCCCGCGTGCGTGCTCATACCCCCAGTCTGCGTGCGTCTTTAGCCCGCCCCGAGATCCGTCAGGGTTTGTTGGTCGCCGCGCTTTATGTGATTGCGCAAAAGACCGGTATGGGCATGTTCGGTGCCTTCTTTATCGATGCAGGATATGACCTTGCGCAACTGGGATTGCTCAGCGGGCTGGGTGGGCTGACGCTTGGGCTTGCCGGTGCGCTGTTTGGCGGGGCCTTTGTGCGCCGTTTCGGCACCCGGCGGGTGCTGGTTGCAGCGGTGGCGGTTCAGGCCGCGATCCTTGCGCTTGTCGGGATATCGGCAGGGGATGTCCTGTTGCCGGCAGCCGTGGTTGCCCCGGTTGCGATGGTGGCCAGCGGGGCCGTCATGGCATTTGGTTTCGTCGCGCTATACGGGCAGTTTATGGTCTGGTCCGACCCGCGCCAGGGGGGCGTGGATTTCACCCTTTTTCAATGTATGGACGCCGCCGTCAGCATGGTGGCCGGGGTCACTGCGGGCTATGTCGCGGAATACCTCGGGTACGGTGTCTTTTTCAGCGCGGCCTGCATCGCCTCATTGATTTCCCTACCCATCATCTGGCGCGTTGCCGGTCATCGTTCACCAAAGGAGGTCAGTCATGCCTGA
- a CDS encoding siderophore-interacting protein: MPEHIAHTDLPGIAFAPLRQFTLAEAQAHDLTVAQDDARGLAVQTYYGRITFVPLGEGCRAEIISERADFLQTLKDSIVGQIGEVFPEVAQGLRWSDAEVEEGSLPVNAKVMTLQSVEHMPCGFYRVTLAGDVSRFSNGAIHFRLALPPADLAVPVWPRLGPNGATVWPKGDEALHLPVYTARYVDPEAGKLVFDLLQHDGGRASEWATTTQMGSDVLVVGPGGGGCELAGPILGFSDDTAFPAIARVLEANPALTGHIRMYPRNEAAGRYPMPEHAGVKIEICPPQSGAQMAQDACAALAKTPEAYLWFAGERAQADHVRSANKAAGRTGKDAYVSAYWRREMAQA, from the coding sequence ATGCCTGAACATATCGCACATACAGATTTGCCCGGCATTGCCTTTGCCCCGCTGCGCCAGTTTACCCTGGCCGAGGCGCAGGCGCATGATCTGACCGTGGCGCAAGATGATGCCAGGGGATTGGCAGTACAGACCTATTATGGGCGCATCACCTTTGTGCCACTTGGCGAGGGCTGCCGGGCTGAGATCATATCGGAGCGTGCGGATTTCCTGCAAACCCTCAAGGACAGCATTGTCGGGCAGATCGGGGAGGTGTTTCCTGAAGTTGCCCAAGGGTTGCGTTGGTCAGATGCCGAGGTTGAAGAGGGCAGCTTGCCGGTGAATGCAAAGGTGATGACGCTTCAATCTGTCGAACATATGCCCTGCGGCTTCTACCGTGTTACGCTGGCGGGGGATGTCTCGCGGTTTTCCAATGGGGCAATACATTTCCGTCTTGCGCTCCCCCCGGCTGATCTGGCGGTGCCGGTCTGGCCGCGGCTAGGGCCAAATGGCGCAACAGTCTGGCCCAAAGGGGACGAAGCGCTGCATCTGCCGGTCTACACCGCGCGTTATGTTGACCCTGAGGCCGGGAAACTTGTTTTCGACCTGTTGCAGCATGACGGGGGCCGCGCCTCTGAATGGGCCACGACAACCCAGATGGGCAGCGATGTATTGGTCGTGGGCCCCGGCGGCGGCGGATGCGAGCTGGCAGGGCCGATCCTTGGCTTCTCGGACGACACCGCCTTTCCGGCCATCGCGCGGGTGCTTGAGGCCAATCCGGCGCTGACCGGGCATATCCGCATGTACCCCAGAAACGAGGCTGCCGGCCGCTATCCGATGCCCGAACATGCTGGCGTCAAGATCGAGATCTGCCCGCCTCAAAGCGGGGCGCAGATGGCGCAAGATGCCTGCGCTGCACTGGCAAAAACTCCGGAGGCCTATCTTTGGTTTGCAGGCGAGCGGGCACAGGCGGATCATGTGCGCAGCGCGAATAAGGCGGCAGGCCGGACCGGCAAAGACGCTTATGTTTCGGCCTATTGGCGGCGTGAAATGGCACAGGCATGA
- a CDS encoding IclR family transcriptional regulator, with amino-acid sequence MSSLAKGLRLLRAFDETHTELSLVELSQRTELDKSAVQRLANTLHIEGMLDKNPVTRRFRPSHAWLQLAYSYYWSDQLVGQAIPKLIDLSQELGETVNLAELSDDHIIYVSRLPCKRTYFAATVVGRRLPALSTSAGRAMISTFSAEDREEAVRTWSLKSFTNRTTMDRDEIRRSIDEAVANGFAISTGQMILSELGVACPIAGPDGHAFAAVQCSVSAHTWTRERIEAEILPRLQDTANAISPSSQARR; translated from the coding sequence GTGAGTTCGCTTGCAAAGGGGCTGCGCCTGTTGCGCGCCTTTGATGAAACCCACACAGAGCTGTCATTGGTCGAGTTGTCCCAACGTACCGAACTGGACAAAAGCGCCGTTCAACGGTTGGCCAATACCCTGCATATCGAAGGCATGCTTGACAAAAACCCGGTCACACGGCGGTTTCGGCCGTCACATGCATGGCTGCAACTGGCCTATTCCTATTATTGGTCTGATCAGCTTGTCGGGCAGGCCATTCCCAAGTTGATCGACCTCAGTCAGGAGCTGGGTGAGACGGTCAATCTGGCGGAGTTGTCTGATGACCATATCATCTATGTCAGCCGGTTGCCCTGCAAACGCACCTATTTTGCCGCAACGGTTGTGGGGCGGCGTTTGCCAGCGCTGTCCACCTCGGCAGGGCGGGCGATGATTTCGACGTTTTCTGCTGAAGACCGCGAAGAGGCGGTCCGTACATGGTCGCTGAAATCTTTCACCAACCGCACCACCATGGACCGCGATGAGATCCGTCGCAGTATTGATGAAGCCGTTGCAAACGGTTTTGCAATCTCGACCGGACAGATGATCCTGTCAGAACTGGGCGTGGCCTGTCCGATCGCCGGGCCGGATGGTCATGCTTTTGCGGCAGTGCAATGTTCGGTCTCCGCTCATACATGGACCCGCGAACGCATCGAGGCAGAGATTTTGCCACGGCTTCAGGATACGGCGAACGCGATTTCGCCCTCTTCACAGGCGCGCCGCTGA